A DNA window from Bos javanicus breed banteng chromosome 10, ARS-OSU_banteng_1.0, whole genome shotgun sequence contains the following coding sequences:
- the CPNE6 gene encoding copine-6, producing the protein MSDPEMAWVPEPPAMTLGASRVELRVSCHGLLDRDTLTKPHPCVLLKLHSDEQWVEVERTEVLRSCSSPVFSRVLALEYFFEEKQPLQFHVFDAEDGSTSPRNDTFLGSTECTLGQIVSQTKVTKPLLLKNGKNAGKSTITIVAEEVSGTNDYVQLTFRAHKLDNKDLFSKSDPFMEIYKTNGDQSDQLVWRTEVVKNNLNPSWEPFRLSLHSLCSCDVHRPLKFLVYDYDSSGKHDFIGEFTSTFQEMQEGTANPGQEMQWDCINPKYRDKKKHYKSSGTVVLAQCTVEKVHTFLDYIMGGCQISFTVAIDFTASNGDPRSSQSLHCLSPRQPNHYLQALRAVGGICQDYDSDKRFPAFGFGARIPPNFEVSHDFAINFDPENPECEEISGVIASYRRCLPQIQLYGPTNVAPIINRVAGPAQREQSTGQATKYSVLLVLTDGVVSDMAETRTAIVRASRLPMSIIIVGVGNADFSDMRLLDGDDGTLRCPRGVPAARDIVQFVPFRDFKDASPSALAKCVLAEVPRQVVEYYASQGISPGAPRPCTPAMTPSPSP; encoded by the exons ATGTCCGACCCAGAGATGGCCTGGGTGCCCGAGCCCCCAGCCATGACACTGGGGGCCTCGAGAGTGGAGCTGCGGGTGTCCTGCCACGGCCTCCTCGACCGAGACACACTCACCAAGCCCCACCCCTGTGTGCTGCTCAAGCTCCACTCCGATGAGCAGTGGGTGGAG GTGGAGCGCACAGAGGTGCTGCGCTCCTGCTCCAGCCCCGTCTTCTCCCGCGTACTGGCCCTGGAGTACTTCTTCGAGGAGAAGCAGCCCCTGCAGTTCCATGTGTTTGACGCCGAGGACGGATCCACCAGTCCCCGCAACGACACCTTCCTCGGCTCCACCGAGTGCACCCTGGGGCAG ATCGTGTCACAAACCAAGGTCACTAAGCCTCTGCTACTGAAGAATGGGAAGAACGCGGGCAAGTCCACCATCACG ATTGTGGCCGAAGAGGTGTCTGGCACCAATGACTACGTGCAGCTCACCTTCAGAGCCCACAAGCTGGACAACAAG GACCTGTTCAGCAAGTCTGACCCTTTCATGGAGATCTATAAGACCAACGGGGACCAGAGCGACCAGCTGGTCTGGAGAACGGAG GTGGTGAAGAACAATCTGAACCCCAGCTGGGAGCCGTTCCGTCTGTCCCTGCACTCCCTGTGCAGCTGTGATGTCCACCGGCCTCTCAAG TTCCTGGTATATGACTATGACTCCAGTGGGAAGCATGACTTCATTGGCGAGTTCACCAGCACCttccaggagatgcaggaaggAACAGCAAACCCTGGGCAGGAG ATGCAGTGGGACTGTATCAACCCCAAATACCGAGACAAGAAGAAGCATTACAAGAGCTCGGGGACCGTAGTGCTGGCCCAGTGCACG gTGGAGAAGGTGCACACCTTCCTGGACTACATCATGGGGGGCTGCCAGATCAGCTTCACG GTGGCAATCGACTTCACGGCCTCCAATGGGGACCCAAGGAGCAGCCAGTCCCTGCACTGCCTGAGCCCCCGCCAGCCCAACCACTACCTGCAGGCCCTGCGTGCAGTGGGAGGCATCTGCCAGGACTACGACAG TGACAAGCGGTTCCCAGCGTTTGGCTTTGGAGCTCGAATTCCACCCAACTTCGAG GTGTCCCATGACTTTGCTATCAACTTTGACCCGGAAAATCCTGAATGTGAAG AGATCTCGGGGGTCATTGCCTCCTACCGCCGTTGCCTGCCCCAGATCCAGCTCTATGGCCCCACCAACGTGGCCCCCATCATCAACCGCGTGGCGGGGCCAGCTCAGCGGGAGCAGAGCACTGGCCAAGCCACG AAGTACTCGGTGCTGTTGGTGCTCACGGACGGTGTGGTGAGCGACATGGCTGAGACCCGCACTGCCATCGTGCGCGCCTCCCGCCTGCCCATGTCCATCATCATTGTGGGCGTGGGCAATGCCGATTTTTCTGACATGAGGCTGCTGGACGGCGACGATGGTACCTTGCGTTGCCCCCGAGGGGTGCCCGCGGCTCGCGACATCGTCCAGTTCGTGCCGTTCCGGGACTTTAAGGAT GCCTCACCCTCTGCGCTAGCAAAGTGTGTCCTGGCCGAGGTGCCCCGGCAGGTGGTGGAGTACTACGCCAGCCAGGGCATCAGCCCCGGGGCTCCCAGGCCCTGCACGCCAGCCATGACCCCCAGCCCTAGCCCATGA
- the NRL gene encoding neural retina-specific leucine zipper protein, which translates to MALPPSPLAMEYVNDFDLMKFEVKREPSEGRSGPPTASLGSTPYSSVPPSPTFSEPGMVGATEGTRPGLEELYWLATLQQQLGAGEVLGLSPEEAVELLQGQSPVPVEGSHAYYPGSPEETGAQHAQLAERFSDAALVSMSVRELNRQLRGCGRDEALRLKQRRRTLKNRGYAQACRSKRLQQRRGLEAERARLATQLDALRAEVARLARERDLYKARCELLAPSGLGPEATPTSSSEPLATEWWSRWAGGAHHPGGACTIH; encoded by the exons ATGGCACTGCCTCCCAGTCCCCTGGCCATGGAATATGTCAATGACTTTGACCTGATGAAGTTTGAGGTAAAGCGAGAACCCTCAGAGGGGCGATCTGGCCCCCCGACAGCCTCTCTGGGCTCCACACCCTACAGCTCAGTGCCTCCTTCACCCACCTTCAGTGAGCCAGGCATGGTGGGGGCTACCGAGGGCACCCGGCCAGGCCTGGAGGAGCTGTACTGGCTGGCCACCCTGCAACagcagctgggggctggggaggtgctGGGGCTAAGTCCTGAGGAGGCTGTGGAGCTGCTGCAGGGTCAGAGCCCAGTCCCCGTTGAAGGGTCCCATGCCTACTACCCAGGGAGCCCAGAGGAGACAGGAGCCCAGCATGCCCAG CTGGCGGAGCGGTTTTCCGACGCGGCGCTGGTGTCGATGTCTGTGCGGGAGCTAAACCGACAGCTGCGGGGCTGCGGGCGCGACGAGGCGCTGCGGCTGAAGCAGAGGCGCCGCACGCTGAAGAACCGCGGGTACGCGCAGGCCTGTCGCTCCAAGCGACTGCAACAGCGGCGGGGGCTGGAGGCGGAGCGCGCCCGCCTGGCCACCCAGCTGGACGCGCTGCGGGCCGAAGTGGCCCGCCTGGCTAGGGAACGCGACCTCTACAAGGCTCGCTGTGAACTGCTGGCCCCGAGCGGCCTGGGGCCAGAGGCCACGCCCActtcttcctctgagcccctggcCACCGAGTGGTGGAGTAGGTGGGCGGGCGGTGCACACCACCCCGGAGGCGCCTGCACCATTCACTAG
- the PCK2 gene encoding phosphoenolpyruvate carboxykinase [GTP], mitochondrial: MAAVYRPGLRLSWHRLSPWGWASRCSIQTLRVLSGDLGQLPAKVRDFVEHSARLCHPEGIHICDGTEAENTATLALLEQQGLIQKLPKYNNCWLARTDPKDVARVESKTVIVTPSQRDTVPLPAGGARGQLGNWMSPAEFQQAVDERFPGCMQGRTMYVIPFSMGPVGSPLSRIGVQLTDSAYVVASMRIMTRLGTPVLQALGDGDFVKCLHSVGQPLTGQGEPVSQWPCNPEKTLIGHVPDQREIISFGSGYGGNSLLGKKCFALRIASRLARDEGWLAEHMLILGITNPAGKKRYVAAAFPSACGKTNLAMMRPALPGWKVECVGDDIAWMRFDSDGRLRAINPENGFFGVAPGTSATTNPNAMATIQSNTIFTNVAETSDGGVYWEGIDQPLPPGITVTSWLGKPWKPGDKEPCAHPNSRFCAPARQCPIIDPAWEAPEGVPIDAIIFGGRRPKGVPLVYEAFNWRHGVFVGSAMRSEATAAAEHKGKVIMHDPFAMRPFFGYNFGRYLEHWLSMEGRKGVQLPRIFHVNWFRRDEAGRFLWPGFGENARVLDWICRRLDGEESARETPIGLVPKEGALDLSSLGAIDTTQLFSLPKDFWQQEVRDIRSYLTEQVNQDLPKEVLAELEALEGRVRRM, from the exons ATGGCCGCTGTGTACCGCCCCGGCCTGCG GCTTAGCTGGCACAGGCTGAGCCCCTGGGGTTGGGCGTCACGGTGTAGCATCCAGACGCTGCGAGTCCTCAGCGGAGATCTGGGCCAACTGCCTGCTAAGGTTCGAGACTTTGTGGAGCACAGTGCCCGCCTGTGCCACCCAGAGGGCATCCACATCTGTGATGGGACCGAGGCGGAGAACACTGCCACACTGGCCCTGCTGGAACAGCAGGGACTCATCCAAAAACTCCCTAAGTACAACAATTG CTGGCTGGCCCGCACAGACCCCAAGGATGTGGCACGAGTAGAGAGCAAGACGGTGATTGTAACTCCTTCTCAACGGGACACGGTGCCACTCCCGGCTGGTGGGGCCCGTGGGCAGCTGGGCAACTGGATGTCCCCAGCTGAGTTCCAGCAAGCTGTGGATGAGAGGTTTCCAGGCTGCATGCAGG GCCGAACCATGTACGTGATTCCGTTCAGCATGGGTCCCGTGGGCTCCCCGCTGTCCCGCATCGGAGTGCAGCTCACGGACTCTGCCTACGTGGTGGCAAGCATGCGGATTATGACTCGGTTGGGGACACCTGTGCTTCAGGCCCTGGGAGATGGCGACTTTGTCAAGTGTCTTCACTCTGTGGGCCAACCCTTGACTGGGCAAG GGGAGCCGGTGAGCCAGTGGCCATGCAATCCAGAGAAAACCCTGATTGGCCACGTGCCTGACCAGCGGGAGATCATCTCCTTCGGCAGCGGCTATGGTGGCAACTCCCTGCTGGGCAAGAAGTGCTTTGCCCTTCGCATCGCCTCTCGGCTGGCCCGGGATGAGGGCTGGCTGGCGGAGCACATGCTG ATCCTAGGTATCACCAATCCAGCGGGGAAGAAGCGCTATGTGGCAGCCGCCTTCCCCAGTGCTTGTGGCAAGACAAACCTGGCCATGATGCGGCCGGCACTGCCAGGCTGGAAAGTGGAGTGTGTGGGGGATGACATCGCCTGGATGAGGTTTGACAGTGATG GTCGACTCCGGGCCATCAACCCTGAGAATGGCTTCTTTGGGGTGGCCCCTGGCACCTCTGCCACCACCAACCCCAATGCTATGGCCACAATCCAGAGTAACACCATTTTCACCAACGTGGCTGAGACCAGCGATGGCGGCGTGTATTGGGAGGGCATTGATCAGCCTCTTCCACCTGGCATCACCGTGACCTCCTGGCTAGGCAAACCCTGGAAACCTG GTGACAAGGAGCCCTGTGCGCATCCCAACTCTCGCTTTTGTGCCCCGGCTCGCCAGTGCCCCATCATAGACCCCGCCTGGGAGGCCCCAGAGGGAGTCCCCATTGACGCCATCATCTTTGGAGGCCGTAGACCCAAAG GAGTCCCCCTGGTATATGAGGCCTTCAACTGGCGCCACGGGGTGTTTGTGGGCAGTGCCATGCGCTCCGAGGCCACTGCAGCGGCTGAACACAAAG ggAAGGTCATCATGCATGACCCATTTGCCATGCGGCCGTTTTTCGGCTACAACTTTGGGCGCTACCTTGAACACTGGCTGAGCATGGAGGGGCGCAAGGGGGTCCAGCTGCCCCGCATCTTCCACGTCAACTGGTTCCGGCGCGACGAGGCAGGCCGCTTCCTGTGGCCAGGCTTTGGAGAGAATGCCCGGGTGCTAGACTGGATCTGCCGACGGCTCGACGGGGAGGAGAGTGCCCGGGAGACACCCATCGGGCTGGTGCCTAAGGAAGGCGCCTTGGATCTCAGCAGCCTGGGAGCCATTGACACCACCCAGTTGTTCTCCCTCCCCAAGGACTTTTGGCAacaggaggttcgtgacattcgGAGCTATCTGACAGAACAGGTCAACCAGGATCTGCCCAAGGAAGTGCTGGCTGAACTGGAGGCCTTGGAGGGACGTGTGCGCAGAATGTGA